In Paraburkholderia sprentiae WSM5005, a genomic segment contains:
- a CDS encoding SDR family NAD(P)-dependent oxidoreductase, giving the protein MSDTALAGQHAVVTGGGSGIGAAIAHTLLHAGARITLMGRNVQRLDAQREQCAALGDVACISVDVTQEDSVARAFDQAGAVDILVNNAGQAQAAPFTHTDIALWQRMLDVNLTGVFLGTRAVLPGMLERGYGRIVNVASTAGQIGYAYVAAYCAAKHGVIGLTRSLALETATRGITVNAVCPGYTETELLHASLQQITSKTSRTEEQARETLLRSNPQRRVVSPEQVANAVLWLCRPGSDAITGQAISISGGEVM; this is encoded by the coding sequence ATGTCAGATACCGCTCTTGCCGGACAACATGCGGTCGTCACCGGCGGCGGCAGCGGCATCGGTGCGGCTATCGCGCACACGCTGCTGCACGCCGGCGCGCGCATCACGCTGATGGGCCGCAACGTGCAACGCCTCGACGCTCAGCGCGAACAATGCGCGGCGCTGGGCGACGTCGCGTGTATCAGCGTGGACGTCACGCAAGAAGACTCGGTGGCGCGCGCATTCGATCAGGCGGGCGCCGTCGATATCCTCGTCAACAACGCGGGGCAGGCGCAGGCCGCGCCGTTCACGCACACCGATATCGCGCTGTGGCAACGGATGCTCGACGTGAATCTGACCGGCGTGTTCCTCGGCACTCGCGCTGTACTGCCCGGCATGCTAGAGCGCGGCTATGGCCGCATCGTCAATGTCGCGAGCACCGCGGGGCAAATCGGTTATGCGTACGTCGCCGCGTATTGCGCCGCGAAGCATGGCGTGATCGGTCTCACGCGCTCGCTCGCGCTCGAAACCGCGACGCGCGGCATCACGGTCAATGCGGTGTGCCCCGGCTATACCGAAACCGAGCTACTGCATGCGTCACTCCAGCAGATCACGAGCAAGACCTCGCGCACCGAAGAACAGGCCCGCGAAACGCTGCTGCGCTCGAACCCGCAGCGCCGCGTCGTGAGTCCGGAGCAGGTCGCAAACGCGGTGTTGTGGCTGTGCCGCCCCGGCTCGGATGCGATCACCGGGCAAGCCATTTCCATTTCCGGTGGAGAAGTGATGTGA
- a CDS encoding enoyl-CoA hydratase family protein — protein sequence MTRSNADALLAGNRLTLAGYDAKHVGWSVTDKVATITLNRPERKNPLTFESYAELRDLFRDLAYATDVKAVVLHGAGENFCSGGDVHDIIAPLVDLPMPELLLFTRMTGDLVKAMRHCPQPIIAAVDGVCAGAGAILAMASDLRLGTARSKLAFLFTRVGLAGCDMGACAMLPRIIGQGRAAELLFTGRSASGEEAHAWGFYNRLCDPAALVEEAHTLAADLAAGPSFAHGMTKKMLHQEWSMSIDEAIESEAQAQAICMGTRDFERAYNAFAAKTRPAFEGD from the coding sequence ATGACACGATCCAACGCCGACGCACTGTTGGCCGGCAACCGCCTGACCCTGGCTGGCTATGACGCGAAGCATGTCGGCTGGTCGGTGACCGACAAGGTCGCGACGATCACGCTGAACCGCCCCGAGCGCAAGAACCCGCTGACCTTCGAATCGTACGCGGAGCTGCGTGACCTGTTTCGCGATCTCGCCTATGCGACCGACGTCAAAGCCGTCGTGCTGCACGGCGCGGGCGAGAACTTCTGCTCGGGCGGCGACGTGCACGACATCATCGCGCCGCTGGTCGATTTGCCGATGCCCGAGTTGTTGCTGTTCACGCGCATGACCGGCGACCTCGTCAAGGCCATGCGCCATTGCCCGCAGCCGATCATCGCAGCCGTCGACGGCGTCTGCGCGGGCGCCGGCGCGATCCTCGCGATGGCTTCCGACCTGCGCCTCGGCACCGCGCGCAGCAAGCTCGCGTTCCTGTTCACGCGCGTCGGCCTCGCCGGTTGCGACATGGGCGCATGCGCGATGCTGCCGCGCATCATCGGCCAGGGACGCGCCGCCGAGCTGCTGTTCACCGGCCGCTCGGCAAGCGGCGAAGAGGCTCACGCATGGGGCTTTTACAACCGCCTGTGCGACCCGGCCGCGCTCGTCGAAGAAGCGCACACGCTCGCCGCCGATCTCGCGGCTGGCCCAAGCTTCGCGCACGGCATGACGAAGAAGATGCTGCACCAGGAGTGGAGCATGAGCATCGACGAGGCGATCGAATCCGAAGCGCAAGCACAGGCGATCTGCATGGGCACGCGCGATTTCGAGCGCGCGTACAACGCGTTCGCGGCGAAGACCCGTCCCGCGTTCGAAGGAGACTGA
- a CDS encoding OmpA family protein translates to MTIRSPIVLGVALCVSGCAINPQTGQPEVAASVKTQFNSIFNNENPCSNNDRNIGIAVGAVAGGVIGYLAHGAKGAAAGVVIGAGGGFLVGHALDARRCELYRIAQANGLKLASAPITQAKSGGANSADKPATVGLDVQLENKSDEFVAGTAQLTPQARKYLAQIANQYSPKTLLAALPSNATPEQRAQAGSHKVLIVGHTDENDSSLGADPAALSQERAKAVAKVFVDQGVPVQNMFYQGAGDTLPIAPNTTDQGREENRRVQIVDVPTEADLQQFLSARTADPANYRFANLNTASPQETPLGERTNTVTPTAATHATTGKTTIKPRSKPTTVAKTGSPGNIKTEVSASSRAAATAAPASVAPSQATAGATDERSGYDFGGTPTAGGGIPVRLGSAPAKSSSFSLISNANAGSPMTLNSCLGDRPHVASAVRNLATDQALNVRDYLPGFYGAPWAAGLGGNLIALLDVRVPSDAGSPVPEPELKIYKDYLGNVSQKPSYSARVPVNVYRGSDATLYRVFVSGPMQCMDLVVPVSKPRATGNVYYTNRSVDYTASGNFALR, encoded by the coding sequence ATGACGATTCGCAGCCCCATCGTGCTGGGCGTGGCTCTGTGTGTTTCGGGATGTGCCATTAACCCGCAAACCGGTCAACCGGAAGTTGCTGCTTCCGTTAAGACCCAGTTCAACAGCATTTTCAATAACGAAAACCCCTGCTCAAACAATGACCGCAATATTGGCATTGCCGTTGGTGCCGTAGCCGGCGGTGTAATCGGCTATCTGGCGCACGGCGCAAAAGGAGCTGCAGCTGGCGTCGTGATCGGGGCGGGCGGTGGCTTTCTGGTCGGCCACGCGTTAGACGCTCGCCGCTGCGAGCTGTACAGGATCGCGCAGGCGAATGGCCTGAAACTGGCGTCGGCCCCAATCACTCAGGCTAAGTCAGGCGGTGCCAATTCCGCCGACAAACCAGCGACAGTTGGCCTCGACGTCCAGCTCGAAAACAAATCCGACGAGTTCGTCGCGGGCACGGCGCAATTGACTCCGCAGGCACGCAAATACCTGGCGCAAATCGCCAACCAGTACTCACCGAAAACACTACTGGCAGCGCTGCCGTCTAACGCTACGCCCGAGCAGCGCGCGCAGGCAGGCTCGCACAAAGTGCTGATCGTCGGACACACCGACGAAAACGATTCGTCGCTCGGCGCGGATCCTGCGGCGCTCTCACAGGAACGAGCGAAAGCTGTCGCCAAGGTCTTTGTAGATCAGGGCGTGCCTGTCCAGAACATGTTCTACCAAGGTGCGGGCGACACGCTACCGATCGCGCCGAATACGACAGATCAGGGACGCGAGGAAAACCGGCGCGTGCAGATTGTTGATGTTCCAACGGAAGCGGACCTGCAACAATTCCTGTCTGCCCGCACGGCTGACCCGGCCAACTATCGCTTCGCCAACCTAAACACGGCGTCACCGCAAGAGACGCCCTTGGGCGAGCGCACTAACACGGTCACCCCCACGGCCGCTACCCACGCGACAACGGGCAAAACAACCATCAAACCGCGATCGAAGCCGACAACCGTCGCGAAAACAGGCAGCCCGGGCAACATCAAGACGGAAGTTAGCGCAAGCTCACGGGCCGCAGCCACTGCTGCGCCTGCATCCGTAGCCCCGTCGCAGGCCACAGCAGGTGCTACCGATGAACGATCGGGTTACGACTTCGGCGGCACGCCGACTGCGGGTGGCGGGATTCCGGTGCGCCTCGGTTCGGCTCCCGCAAAGTCGTCGTCGTTCAGTCTGATCAGCAATGCGAACGCCGGCTCGCCCATGACTCTCAACTCGTGCCTGGGGGATCGCCCGCACGTCGCATCCGCCGTGCGCAATCTCGCCACTGACCAAGCGCTGAACGTTCGCGACTACCTGCCGGGCTTTTACGGCGCTCCATGGGCAGCGGGACTCGGCGGCAACCTGATCGCACTGCTCGACGTACGCGTGCCTAGTGATGCCGGCAGCCCTGTACCCGAGCCAGAACTCAAAATCTATAAAGACTACCTCGGCAATGTAAGCCAGAAACCCTCGTACTCCGCCCGGGTTCCCGTCAACGTGTATCGCGGCAGCGACGCTACGCTCTATCGGGTTTTCGTAAGCGGACCGATGCAGTGCATGGATCTGGTCGTACCGGTCAGCAAGCCTCGCGCGACGGGCAATGTGTACTACACGAACCGATCGGTGGACTACACCGCGTCGGGCAACTTCGCACTTCGCTAA
- a CDS encoding acyl-CoA dehydrogenase family protein: MHSPLAWPFFEPRHRELAAGIDAWCRAHLTHDEHGDTDAICRLLVRELGRAGWLKYGVGGLAYGGHGDMIDTRAVCLLRERLARHSGLADFALAMQGLGSGAISLAGTHEQKARYLPRVASGTAIAAFALSEPQAGSDVAAMALAAREEGDHFVLDGEKTWISNGGIADFYVVFARTGEAPGARGISAFVVDAQTPGLDIAERIDVIAPHPLARLRFTSARVPKSQMLGVAGEGFKIAMRTLDIFRTSVAAASLGFARRAMAEGLARAASRKMFGQTLGDFQLTQAKLAQMALTIDSSALLVYRAAWLRDQGESVTREAAMAKWHASEGAQQVIDAAVQLYGGMGVQSGTAVEVLYREIRALRIYEGATEVQQLIVGRDLLKAHAAANGNAQ, from the coding sequence ATGCATAGTCCGCTCGCGTGGCCGTTTTTCGAGCCGCGCCATCGCGAACTCGCGGCTGGCATCGACGCGTGGTGCCGCGCGCACCTCACGCATGACGAACATGGCGACACCGATGCCATCTGCCGTCTGCTGGTGCGCGAACTCGGCCGGGCCGGCTGGCTGAAATACGGCGTGGGCGGCCTCGCGTACGGCGGCCACGGCGACATGATCGACACGCGCGCCGTGTGCCTGCTGCGCGAAAGGCTCGCGCGCCATTCGGGGCTCGCCGATTTCGCACTGGCGATGCAAGGCCTCGGCTCGGGCGCGATCTCGCTCGCGGGCACGCATGAGCAGAAAGCGCGCTATCTGCCGCGCGTCGCGAGCGGTACGGCGATCGCCGCGTTCGCGCTGTCGGAGCCGCAAGCGGGCTCGGACGTCGCGGCGATGGCGCTCGCCGCGCGCGAAGAGGGCGACCACTTCGTGCTCGACGGCGAGAAGACGTGGATTTCGAACGGCGGCATCGCGGACTTCTACGTGGTGTTCGCGCGCACCGGCGAGGCGCCGGGCGCGCGCGGCATCAGCGCGTTCGTTGTAGATGCGCAGACGCCGGGCCTCGACATCGCAGAGCGCATCGACGTGATCGCACCGCACCCGCTCGCGCGCCTGCGCTTCACGAGCGCGCGCGTGCCTAAAAGCCAGATGCTCGGCGTGGCCGGCGAAGGCTTCAAGATCGCGATGCGCACGCTCGATATTTTCCGCACGTCGGTGGCGGCCGCATCGCTCGGCTTCGCCCGCCGTGCGATGGCCGAGGGGCTCGCGCGCGCCGCGTCGCGCAAGATGTTCGGCCAGACGCTCGGCGACTTCCAGTTGACGCAAGCGAAGCTCGCGCAGATGGCGCTGACGATCGACAGCAGCGCGCTGCTCGTCTATCGCGCCGCGTGGCTGCGCGACCAGGGCGAAAGCGTCACGCGCGAAGCCGCGATGGCGAAGTGGCACGCGAGCGAAGGCGCGCAGCAGGTCATTGACGCGGCCGTGCAGCTCTACGGCGGCATGGGCGTGCAAAGCGGCACGGCGGTCGAAGTACTGTACCGCGAGATCCGCGCGCTGCGCATCTACGAAGGCGCGACCGAGGTGCAACAGCTGATCGTCGGCCGCGATCTGTTGAAGGCGCATGCCGCCGCGAACGGGAACGCGCAATGA
- a CDS encoding MarR family winged helix-turn-helix transcriptional regulator, with product MSKSTQAKKPAAAAHPKPSRKGIAEPAENVVDLEMSTGADSHMGLRLWLRMLTTTNLVQAELRKRLRTEFDTTLPRFDLMAQLERHPEGLKMTELSRRLMVTGGNVTGITDQLEKEGLVARDTDPSDRRSISVCLTPAGRKAFDRMAVAHEQWVVEMFGGLSLDEKMHTHQDLGKLKQHLLDSLKG from the coding sequence GTGAGCAAATCAACGCAAGCAAAAAAGCCGGCGGCGGCAGCGCATCCGAAACCGTCGCGCAAAGGCATCGCCGAACCCGCGGAGAACGTCGTGGACCTCGAAATGAGCACCGGTGCGGACAGCCACATGGGCCTGCGATTGTGGCTGCGTATGTTGACTACCACCAACCTCGTGCAGGCTGAATTGCGCAAACGCCTGCGTACCGAATTCGACACCACGTTGCCGCGTTTCGATTTGATGGCGCAACTCGAACGCCATCCCGAAGGCCTGAAGATGACCGAGTTGTCGCGCCGTTTGATGGTGACGGGAGGCAACGTCACGGGCATCACCGATCAGCTCGAAAAAGAAGGACTCGTCGCGCGCGATACCGATCCGAGCGACCGCCGCTCAATCAGCGTGTGCCTGACGCCCGCTGGCCGCAAGGCGTTCGACAGGATGGCCGTCGCGCACGAGCAATGGGTGGTCGAAATGTTCGGCGGCCTGAGCCTCGACGAGAAGATGCATACCCATCAGGATCTCGGCAAGCTCAAACAGCATCTGCTCGACAGCCTGAAAGGCTGA
- a CDS encoding bifunctional salicylyl-CoA 5-hydroxylase/oxidoreductase, with the protein MRIVCIGGGPAGLYFSLLMKKRNPGYDVTVIERNRPYDTFGWGVVFSDQTLGNLRTADAPSADAILGAFNHWDDIEIHFRGRSVRSSGHGFCGIGRKRLLNILQARCEELGVKLVFETQVMDDSTYEADLIIASDGLNSLVRQKYAHTYQPDIDVRDCRFVWLGTKKLFDAFTFAFEQTEFGWFQAHAYRFDDQTSTFIVETPERVWRAAGLDEMSKEDSIAFCEKLFAKYLDGNALMSNAAHLRGSSQWIRFPRVVNREWVHWRANPNGTQTPIVLMGDAAHTAHFSIGSGTKLALEDAIELANSISAHSASHPNDLAAALKHYTEVRSVDVLRIQNAARNSTEWFEHVDRYTSFEPEQFAYSLLTRSQRISHENLRERDSQYLSGFEDWLAKRAGVERAADRHSIPPMFTPFKVRGVTLKNRVMVSPMAQYSAVDGVAGDYHLMHLGARAMGGAALVMTEMTCVSPEARITPGCPGMYATEHLAAWKRIVDLVHLQSDAKIGIQLGHSGAKGSTRVAWEGIDQPLDEGNWPLISASPQQYLRGISQHSREATHEELRAIEEQFAEATRMSIEAGFDWLELHCAHGYLLSSFLSPLTNHRTDAYGGSLENRLRYPLRVFNAIRAVWPQHKPISVRISAHDWVEGGNTPDDAVKIAQAFKAAGADMIDVSSGQVSKEEKPVFGRMFQTPFADRVRNEAGIATIAVGAISEADHVNSIIAAGRADLCAIARPHLANPSWTLNEAAKIGYLDVAWPKPYTAAKIQLERNLERERAQAIANAGLTAQQRAQRAEGTV; encoded by the coding sequence ATGCGCATAGTCTGTATCGGCGGCGGTCCGGCCGGTTTGTACTTCAGTCTGTTGATGAAAAAACGCAACCCCGGCTATGACGTCACCGTCATCGAGCGCAACCGCCCCTACGACACCTTCGGCTGGGGCGTCGTATTCTCCGACCAGACCCTAGGCAATTTGCGCACCGCCGACGCGCCGAGCGCCGACGCGATTCTCGGCGCGTTCAATCACTGGGACGACATCGAGATTCATTTTCGCGGCCGTAGCGTGCGTTCGTCGGGCCACGGTTTTTGCGGCATCGGCCGCAAACGACTGCTGAATATCCTGCAGGCGCGTTGCGAAGAACTCGGCGTGAAGCTCGTGTTCGAAACCCAGGTCATGGACGACAGCACGTATGAAGCGGACCTGATCATCGCGAGCGACGGCCTGAACAGCCTCGTGCGCCAGAAATACGCCCACACCTATCAGCCGGACATCGACGTGCGCGACTGCCGCTTCGTGTGGCTGGGCACGAAGAAGCTGTTCGACGCATTCACGTTCGCGTTCGAGCAAACCGAATTCGGCTGGTTCCAGGCGCACGCATACCGCTTCGACGATCAAACGTCGACGTTCATCGTCGAAACGCCGGAACGCGTATGGCGCGCCGCCGGTCTCGACGAAATGAGCAAGGAAGACAGCATCGCGTTCTGCGAGAAGCTGTTCGCGAAGTACCTCGACGGCAACGCGTTGATGTCGAACGCGGCGCATCTGCGCGGCTCGTCGCAATGGATCCGTTTTCCGCGCGTCGTCAACAGGGAGTGGGTGCATTGGCGCGCCAACCCGAACGGCACGCAAACGCCGATCGTGCTGATGGGCGACGCCGCGCATACCGCGCACTTTTCGATCGGCTCGGGCACCAAGCTCGCGCTCGAAGACGCGATCGAACTCGCGAACAGCATCAGCGCGCATTCGGCTTCGCATCCCAACGATCTTGCCGCCGCCTTGAAGCACTACACCGAAGTGCGCAGCGTCGACGTGCTGCGCATCCAGAACGCCGCGCGCAATTCGACCGAATGGTTCGAGCACGTCGACCGCTATACGTCGTTCGAGCCGGAACAGTTCGCGTATTCGCTGCTCACGCGCTCCCAGCGCATCTCGCACGAGAACCTGCGCGAGCGCGATTCGCAGTATCTGTCCGGTTTCGAAGACTGGCTCGCGAAGCGCGCGGGCGTCGAGCGCGCCGCCGACAGGCATTCGATTCCGCCGATGTTTACGCCATTCAAGGTGCGCGGCGTCACGCTGAAGAATCGCGTGATGGTGTCGCCCATGGCGCAGTACTCGGCGGTAGACGGCGTGGCCGGCGACTATCACCTGATGCATCTCGGCGCGCGTGCAATGGGCGGCGCCGCGCTTGTGATGACCGAGATGACCTGCGTGTCGCCCGAAGCGCGCATCACGCCGGGATGTCCCGGCATGTATGCGACCGAGCATCTGGCCGCGTGGAAGCGCATCGTCGATCTCGTGCACCTGCAATCGGATGCGAAGATCGGTATCCAGCTCGGCCACTCGGGGGCGAAAGGCTCGACGCGCGTCGCGTGGGAAGGCATCGATCAGCCGCTCGACGAAGGCAACTGGCCACTCATTTCGGCGTCGCCGCAGCAGTATCTGCGCGGTATCAGCCAGCATTCGCGCGAAGCCACGCATGAGGAGCTGCGCGCCATCGAGGAGCAGTTCGCCGAGGCGACCCGCATGTCGATCGAAGCGGGCTTCGACTGGCTCGAACTGCACTGCGCGCACGGCTATCTCCTGTCGAGCTTCCTGTCGCCGCTTACGAATCACCGTACCGACGCATACGGCGGCTCGCTCGAAAACCGTCTGCGTTATCCGCTGCGAGTATTCAACGCGATCCGTGCGGTGTGGCCGCAACATAAGCCGATATCCGTGCGGATTTCCGCGCACGACTGGGTCGAAGGCGGCAACACGCCCGACGACGCCGTGAAGATCGCGCAAGCGTTCAAGGCGGCGGGCGCGGATATGATCGACGTGTCGTCGGGCCAGGTCAGCAAGGAAGAAAAGCCCGTGTTCGGCCGAATGTTCCAGACGCCGTTCGCCGATCGCGTGCGCAACGAAGCTGGCATCGCGACGATTGCGGTCGGCGCGATCTCGGAAGCGGACCACGTGAACAGCATCATCGCCGCGGGCCGCGCCGATCTGTGCGCGATCGCGCGTCCGCATCTCGCGAATCCGTCGTGGACCTTGAACGAAGCGGCAAAGATCGGCTATCTCGACGTCGCGTGGCCGAAGCCCTACACCGCCGCGAAAATACAGCTCGAACGCAACCTCGAACGTGAGCGCGCGCAGGCCATCGCCAACGCCGGCCTCACGGCGCAACAACGCGCGCAGCGCGCCGAAGGAACTGTGTGA
- a CDS encoding RidA family protein: MKKALLPAGWVKPRGYANGVAATGTQVFIAGQIGWDEQAQFHTDDFARQSEQALKNLLAVLREAGGKPEHLVRLTWYVTDKREYLASLKEIGRAFRELIGDYDIAMSAVQVVALMEDRAKVEIEATAVIPY, encoded by the coding sequence ATGAAAAAAGCTCTCCTCCCCGCCGGCTGGGTCAAACCGCGCGGCTACGCGAACGGCGTCGCGGCGACCGGCACGCAGGTGTTCATCGCCGGTCAGATCGGCTGGGACGAACAGGCGCAGTTCCATACCGACGACTTCGCGCGGCAATCCGAGCAAGCGTTGAAGAATCTGCTGGCCGTGCTGCGCGAGGCGGGCGGCAAGCCGGAGCATCTGGTGCGCCTCACGTGGTACGTGACCGACAAGCGCGAGTACCTCGCGTCGCTGAAGGAAATCGGCCGCGCGTTTCGCGAACTGATCGGCGACTACGACATCGCGATGAGCGCGGTGCAGGTCGTTGCCCTGATGGAAGACCGCGCGAAGGTCGAGATCGAAGCCACCGCGGTGATTCCGTACTGA
- a CDS encoding AMP-binding protein, producing the protein MEPSAHVDTFARDNLPPQDQWPVFLLDNPDVAYPPRLNCATELLERTIETGHRDRPAIWSDVDGKPQATTYGELLTLVNRSAHVLVDEMDLRPGNRVLLRGPNTLQMAVTALAALKAGLVVVPTMPLLRAKELKQIIEKAQVGAALCDARLTAELERCTNPQDECYCPVLKQTRRFHDDSADSLDTLAVNKPEHFTACDTAADDVCLIAFTSGTTGAPKGCVHFHRDVIAMCDLFPRHVLKPSASDIFCGTPPLAFTFGLGGLLCFPLRVGASTVLVEKLTPQALLDVVERFHATVMFTAPTFYRQMAPLVAQYDVASLKKTVSAGEALPDSTRRLWREATGIDMIDGIGSTELIHIFVSSQGAQIRPNAIGRAVPGYVVQAVDDDMQAVPPGTIGKLAVRGPTGCRYLADERQLRFVRDGWNLPGDSVYLDADGYVFYQARADDMIVSAGYNISGPEVESALLQHEAVAECGVIGVPDETRGQIVRAFVVVNPGYTADDKLVAQLQDFVKNNVAPYKYPRVITFVGALPRTETGKLKRFELRTMT; encoded by the coding sequence ATGGAACCGTCAGCACACGTCGATACTTTCGCGCGCGACAATCTTCCGCCGCAGGATCAATGGCCCGTCTTTCTGCTCGACAATCCGGACGTCGCCTATCCGCCGCGGCTGAACTGCGCGACCGAACTGCTCGAGCGGACCATCGAGACGGGGCATCGCGACCGGCCGGCGATCTGGTCCGACGTGGACGGCAAGCCGCAGGCAACCACATACGGCGAACTGCTCACGCTGGTGAACCGCAGCGCGCATGTGCTCGTCGATGAAATGGACTTGCGGCCGGGCAATCGCGTGCTGCTGCGCGGACCGAACACCTTGCAGATGGCCGTCACCGCACTCGCGGCGCTGAAGGCCGGGCTCGTCGTCGTGCCGACCATGCCGCTGCTGCGCGCGAAGGAGCTCAAGCAGATCATCGAGAAAGCGCAGGTCGGCGCCGCGCTTTGCGACGCGCGTCTGACCGCGGAACTCGAGCGCTGCACGAATCCGCAGGACGAGTGCTACTGCCCGGTGCTGAAGCAGACGCGCCGCTTTCACGACGACTCGGCCGATTCGCTCGACACGCTCGCCGTCAACAAGCCCGAACACTTCACCGCGTGCGACACCGCCGCCGACGACGTCTGCCTGATCGCATTCACGAGCGGCACGACCGGCGCGCCGAAAGGCTGCGTGCATTTCCATCGCGACGTCATCGCGATGTGCGATCTGTTTCCGCGTCATGTGCTGAAGCCGTCCGCGAGCGACATCTTCTGCGGCACGCCGCCGCTCGCGTTCACGTTCGGGCTCGGTGGGCTGCTGTGCTTTCCGCTGCGCGTCGGTGCGTCGACGGTGCTCGTCGAAAAGCTCACACCGCAGGCCTTGCTCGACGTGGTCGAGCGTTTTCATGCGACCGTGATGTTCACCGCGCCGACGTTCTACCGGCAGATGGCGCCGCTCGTCGCGCAGTATGACGTGGCGTCGCTGAAGAAGACCGTGTCGGCCGGCGAGGCGCTGCCCGATTCGACGCGGCGTTTGTGGCGCGAGGCGACCGGCATCGACATGATCGACGGCATCGGCAGCACCGAGCTGATCCACATCTTCGTTTCGTCGCAAGGCGCGCAGATCCGCCCGAACGCGATCGGCCGCGCGGTGCCGGGCTACGTCGTGCAAGCCGTCGACGACGACATGCAAGCCGTGCCGCCCGGCACGATCGGCAAGCTCGCGGTGCGCGGCCCGACCGGCTGCCGCTATCTGGCCGACGAGCGGCAGCTGCGCTTCGTGCGCGACGGCTGGAACCTGCCGGGCGATTCGGTCTATCTCGATGCGGACGGCTACGTGTTCTACCAGGCGCGCGCAGACGACATGATCGTGTCGGCCGGCTACAACATTTCCGGTCCCGAAGTGGAAAGCGCGCTGCTGCAGCACGAGGCGGTGGCCGAATGCGGCGTGATCGGCGTGCCCGACGAAACGCGTGGGCAGATCGTGCGGGCCTTCGTGGTGGTCAACCCCGGCTACACGGCCGACGATAAACTGGTCGCGCAACTGCAGGATTTCGTTAAAAATAACGTGGCGCCGTACAAATATCCGCGCGTCATCACGTTCGTCGGCGCGCTGCCGCGGACCGAAACCGGCAAGCTCAAACGTTTTGAGTTGCGCACGATGACGTAA
- a CDS encoding SDR family NAD(P)-dependent oxidoreductase, with protein sequence MRTSKVVVVTGASQGIGAEVVNAFRKLDYRIVATSRSIKPSDDPNVLTVAGDIGDPATAQRVVSEGVARFGRIDTLVNNAGIYIGKPFTQHSTEDYAAVVNVDIAGFYHITQLAIAEMEKHSSGHVVSVTSSAVDAAISGVYSVLAALTKGGLNAATKSLAIEYARKGIRVNAVAPGIIKTPMHAPQTHEALGAFHPLGHMGEMSDIADAILFLDSAPFITGEILHVDGGQSAGH encoded by the coding sequence ATGCGCACGTCAAAGGTTGTTGTCGTTACCGGTGCATCGCAGGGCATTGGTGCGGAAGTCGTCAACGCGTTTCGCAAGCTCGATTACCGCATTGTTGCGACTTCGCGTTCCATCAAGCCGTCGGACGACCCGAACGTCCTGACCGTTGCCGGTGATATTGGCGATCCGGCAACCGCCCAACGGGTCGTTTCCGAAGGTGTCGCACGATTTGGCCGGATCGATACGCTCGTGAACAACGCCGGCATCTACATTGGGAAGCCTTTTACCCAACATTCCACCGAAGACTATGCCGCGGTGGTCAATGTAGATATCGCGGGTTTCTATCACATCACACAGCTTGCCATTGCCGAAATGGAAAAGCATTCGAGCGGCCACGTGGTTAGCGTGACCTCCAGCGCGGTCGACGCTGCGATCAGCGGCGTGTATTCCGTACTGGCAGCCCTGACCAAGGGGGGGCTGAACGCTGCCACGAAGTCATTGGCGATCGAATACGCAAGAAAAGGTATTCGCGTCAATGCGGTCGCGCCGGGGATCATCAAGACGCCGATGCACGCGCCGCAAACGCATGAAGCGCTGGGCGCCTTCCATCCGCTCGGGCACATGGGCGAGATGAGCGATATCGCCGACGCGATTCTGTTTCTGGACTCCGCACCGTTCATCACGGGGGAGATCCTGCACGTCGATGGCGGCCAGAGCGCCGGTCACTAG
- a CDS encoding acyl-CoA thioesterase, producing MSTSFERPVRIRFSHCDPAGIVYFPQYLVMTNVLVEDWFNEGLRIDYAQMIAQRRIGLPIVKLDCEFSRPSQMGETILLTLCVTTIGRSSIGIEIHGHCNGETRFRSQQVLVFMSFDSGKSIAIPGDIASALAAYAPSSSSIEAHR from the coding sequence ATGAGCACGTCGTTCGAGCGGCCCGTACGCATCCGCTTCTCGCACTGCGATCCCGCGGGCATCGTGTACTTTCCGCAGTACCTCGTGATGACCAACGTACTCGTCGAAGACTGGTTCAACGAGGGCCTGCGCATCGACTACGCGCAGATGATCGCGCAGCGCCGCATCGGCCTGCCGATCGTGAAGCTCGACTGCGAGTTCTCGCGGCCGAGCCAGATGGGCGAGACGATCCTGCTCACGCTGTGCGTCACCACCATCGGCCGCAGTTCGATCGGCATCGAGATTCACGGTCATTGCAACGGCGAAACGCGGTTCCGCTCGCAACAGGTGCTCGTGTTCATGTCGTTCGACAGCGGCAAATCGATCGCTATTCCCGGCGACATCGCGAGCGCGCTCGCGGCGTATGCCCCATCGTCCTCCTCCATCGAGGCGCATCGCTGA